The Pyrodictium delaneyi genome contains a region encoding:
- a CDS encoding cobaltochelatase subunit CobN encodes MTLVTLIIGYHSPVIALLRKLKSRLGGAGQFVQILSPDTAPSYVEAIRRSKVVFLYTHTLPEEVEKAIAESSAQLIVSASENYAHLARGSQEAASTVIMYFKAGGEENIHSLLLYLLYLAGIVEEEPPPPEELPWHGVWHPRLGVYEDVDEYLRSYGMAGRPLVGILYYRSLWLYGNRKPLEALIEALEAEGLGVIPVFTTGYRNELTGEPSAEDTIRRFFLGPWGPRIDALIDMLSFFLLDHGRYSRMSVNDRFRVAHGVELLQRLGVPVFKPIREFYQDENEWLSNPQGVSYLTQVYEVVMPEVDGAIEPILASTSVRVEDYKLYKPYHPHMRLVARRVKRWVALRRKKPGERRVAIVLNNPPCRQVEASIGMGLGLDAPESVARLLVRLRSLGYDLGSDRLPTNGQELVELMLQKRATSEFRWTPVEEIVRRGGYVGMVDLETYMEWFMELPEQARREMLKWWGDPRDILSGKVQRIFAGAVYDGKFVIPGLRFGNVVVMPQPKFGCAGAACDGRVCKILHNPRIPPPHQWLAAYRWVTRVFRADLILHVGTHGTLEFRPGKGVGLSPSCWPEISIDDVPFLYIYVVSNPMEGVIAKRRGYSVIVDHVHPPFMKADAALEELDRLLEEYSRARSLGEEARAKIVYEQILEEARKRGLDVGQGSPERTVDRLHDLLTAVRASAVENGLHVFGETPSEPRKLAEHVAAVMASDTGEWVSIERAVADILGVDYDSILVEPSGFCKRLGVSNRKAREVLHRIAVKTLEKLISMGVEPEKLTPELLQGIVVDSAREGA; translated from the coding sequence TTGACGCTTGTAACGCTGATAATCGGCTACCATAGCCCGGTAATAGCTCTGCTACGTAAGCTCAAGTCAAGGCTAGGCGGCGCTGGCCAGTTCGTTCAGATACTCTCCCCCGATACAGCGCCAAGCTACGTAGAGGCGATACGTAGGTCCAAGGTGGTATTCCTTTACACTCATACGCTCCCAGAAGAAGTTGAGAAGGCTATAGCCGAGTCCAGTGCACAGCTCATAGTGTCTGCATCGGAGAACTACGCACACCTAGCCCGCGGGAGCCAAGAAGCAGCATCCACGGTCATAATGTACTTCAAGGCAGGAGGCGAAGAGAACATCCACAGTCTCCTCCTCTACCTCTTATACCTGGCAGGCATAGTCGAAGAGGAGCCTCCGCCCCCAGAGGAGCTACCCTGGCACGGTGTATGGCACCCAAGGCTCGGAGTATACGAGGACGTAGACGAATATCTACGCAGCTACGGCATGGCCGGCCGCCCTCTCGTTGGTATACTCTACTACCGCAGCCTATGGTTGTACGGCAACCGTAAGCCCCTCGAAGCGCTCATAGAGGCGCTGGAAGCGGAGGGGCTGGGTGTAATCCCGGTCTTCACGACAGGTTATAGGAACGAGTTGACCGGTGAGCCGAGCGCCGAGGACACTATACGTCGTTTCTTCCTCGGGCCTTGGGGGCCCCGGATAGACGCGCTCATAGACATGCTTAGCTTCTTCCTCCTAGACCACGGAAGATATAGTCGCATGAGCGTCAACGACAGGTTTAGGGTGGCTCATGGGGTCGAGCTGCTCCAGCGCCTAGGAGTCCCCGTGTTCAAGCCTATCCGCGAGTTCTACCAGGACGAGAACGAGTGGCTGTCGAATCCTCAAGGCGTTAGCTACCTCACGCAGGTATACGAGGTCGTGATGCCTGAGGTTGATGGCGCAATAGAGCCCATACTGGCTAGTACCTCTGTTAGGGTTGAGGACTACAAGCTCTACAAGCCCTACCACCCCCATATGAGGCTCGTAGCTAGGAGGGTGAAGCGCTGGGTAGCCCTCCGCAGGAAGAAGCCGGGCGAGCGACGAGTAGCCATAGTGCTCAACAACCCGCCGTGCCGGCAAGTCGAGGCCTCCATAGGGATGGGCCTTGGGCTAGACGCGCCAGAGAGTGTGGCCCGGCTCCTAGTCCGGCTCCGCAGCCTAGGCTACGATCTCGGCAGCGACAGGCTCCCCACTAACGGCCAGGAGCTCGTAGAGCTCATGCTCCAGAAGAGGGCTACGAGCGAGTTTCGCTGGACACCAGTAGAGGAGATCGTCCGGCGAGGCGGCTACGTAGGCATGGTGGACCTAGAGACTTACATGGAATGGTTCATGGAGCTCCCGGAGCAGGCTCGTCGTGAGATGCTAAAGTGGTGGGGTGACCCCCGCGACATACTGTCCGGCAAGGTCCAGCGCATATTCGCCGGCGCAGTCTACGACGGCAAGTTCGTCATACCCGGGCTACGCTTCGGCAACGTAGTCGTGATGCCCCAGCCCAAGTTCGGCTGCGCCGGCGCAGCATGCGACGGGAGGGTCTGTAAGATACTCCATAACCCGCGTATACCGCCTCCCCACCAGTGGCTAGCCGCATACAGGTGGGTAACCCGGGTCTTCCGCGCCGACCTCATACTACACGTCGGGACCCATGGAACCCTCGAGTTCCGGCCCGGCAAGGGCGTGGGGCTGTCGCCAAGCTGCTGGCCCGAAATAAGTATAGACGATGTTCCCTTCCTCTACATCTACGTCGTGTCGAACCCCATGGAGGGTGTTATAGCTAAGAGGAGGGGCTACAGCGTCATAGTGGATCACGTCCACCCGCCCTTCATGAAGGCTGATGCTGCTCTCGAGGAGCTCGATAGGCTACTCGAGGAGTATAGCCGAGCCAGGAGCCTCGGCGAGGAGGCGCGTGCAAAGATAGTGTACGAGCAGATACTCGAGGAGGCGCGTAAACGCGGCCTCGACGTGGGGCAGGGGAGCCCCGAGAGGACCGTTGACCGGCTCCACGATCTCCTCACGGCTGTACGGGCTAGCGCTGTCGAGAACGGGCTCCACGTCTTCGGTGAGACCCCTAGTGAGCCTAGGAAGCTCGCAGAGCATGTAGCAGCGGTAATGGCTTCTGATACGGGTGAGTGGGTGTCGATAGAGAGGGCTGTAGCTGACATACTAGGCGTAGACTATGACAGCATCCTAGTAGAACCAAGCGGGTTCTGCAAGAGGCTCGGCGTCAGCAACAGGAAGGCCCGGGAAGTACTCCACCGAATAGCCGTTAAGACGCTTGAGAAGCTCATATCCATGGGAGTTGAGCCCGAGAAACTCACGCCCGAGCTCCTGCAAGGCATTGTTGTTGATTCTGCGCGGGAGGGGGCATAA